The genomic window GCGACGTGGACGCCGAGGATCAGGCCGCGGCTAATGCACTGGGCGCATTGGGAGCCCAGCTCCGTCAAGCACGCGAGGCCAAGGGCATTGCCCTGCCGGAGCTTGCCAAGCGCCTGTTCTTCCGCGAGGAGCAGTTGAACGCGCTTGAAGCCGGCGACCGTGCCGCCCTGCCCGAGCTGGTGTACGTGATTGCCCAAGCGCAGCGCGTGGCCGGGGTGCTCGGGCTGGATGTGGCGCCGTTGTTGCAGCCGCTGCGCAACCTGCAGAAAAGTGGCCTCACCCACCGCTGCCTGGACCCAAGCACCTCAGCGACACAGCAGACGGCGCCAGGGTCCGCCAAGACCGCCGCCGCAGGCGTGATGGTCCGTTCCATTGCCGTGATGGCTCTGATTGTGGGTGCTGGATCGGCGCTGGTGTGGGGCTGGCGGCGCTTCGATGCCGGCACCCTCCAGACACGGCTTTCCGCGCAGCCGGCTGCCCCCTCCCCTGCACGGCCCGAGCCCCCGGCCAACGAACCAGCCCCTGCCATGGTGGCTCCGGTGGCCGTGCCGCCTGCTCCTGGCGATCTGCTGCTGAGCAGTAGTGCCCCCAGCTGGCTGGAAGTGCGTCAGGTGGGCGGCCCTGCCGGCGAGGAGGTGGTGTTCCGCGGCACCTTCAAGGGGGAGCGCCACTTTCCGCTCGGCGATGGCCTCAAGGTGCTGGCCGGGCGTCCCGACCTGGTGACGGCCCGTCTGGAAGGCAAACCGGCTGAACGCCTCGGTTCGATCGAACAGGTGCAGTGGCGCACCTTCAAGACTTCAGCAGCGGATCCGTCCGCTCCGCCTCCCTGAGCACAAGAAGCCACCCCCCCAGGGGGCACCTCCGCAGGGTTGCTGGGGCGGAGCGGCCTTCATTCCCTTTCCATCGCCACAATCTGATCGCGACCGTTCATCCGGGCCAGTTCTGAGGCTTTTGTTGCCCGCTGGAACAGGCTGGCGAAATCGGCGTCGGTGTCGCTCATGGTGGTGACTCCACCGCTGAGGTGAATCTGCTGCTCGCTGTGGAAGGACGACACACCAATATGGTGGACGCCCTCCAGCACGCTTTCCGCCAACCAGGTGGCCTGCTCATCGGTGCTGTTGATCAGCAGAATCGCGAATTCCTCGTCGCCCACCCGTCCGATCAGGTCCTGGTCCGCGGCGTGGCTGCGGCAGAGATCGGCCACTTTCACCAGCACCTCATCGCCCGCCTTGTGGCCTGAACGGCTGTTGATCATCCGGAAGTTGTCAATGTCGAGAATCACCAACGACAACGGCACCTGGCGCTCCCGCGCATGCCTCAGTTCGAGTTCGCCGAGCTGAAGGAAAAGGCTGCGCCCCAGCAGATGGGTGATCGGGCAATGCAGCGACTGGCGGCGC from Synechococcus sp. MW101C3 includes these protein-coding regions:
- a CDS encoding helix-turn-helix domain-containing protein; the encoded protein is MSEGSPSNQPVRDVDAEDQAAANALGALGAQLRQAREAKGIALPELAKRLFFREEQLNALEAGDRAALPELVYVIAQAQRVAGVLGLDVAPLLQPLRNLQKSGLTHRCLDPSTSATQQTAPGSAKTAAAGVMVRSIAVMALIVGAGSALVWGWRRFDAGTLQTRLSAQPAAPSPARPEPPANEPAPAMVAPVAVPPAPGDLLLSSSAPSWLEVRQVGGPAGEEVVFRGTFKGERHFPLGDGLKVLAGRPDLVTARLEGKPAERLGSIEQVQWRTFKTSAADPSAPPP
- a CDS encoding sensor domain-containing diguanylate cyclase gives rise to the protein MSPFPDYPVPVDELQRLRSLERHDLLNHRKDPHLDRLLELATELLDTPIGLISLIDTDRQWFIARQGLEIDETPRKMAFCAHAIAGNGVLVVPDALEDPRFNTNPLVLEEPRIRFYAGAPLTSEDGHNLGTLCVIDRKPRQPSDQQIRLLERIAELAMREIEMRRQSLHCPITHLLGRSLFLQLGELELRHARERQVPLSLVILDIDNFRMINSRSGHKAGDEVLVKVADLCRSHAADQDLIGRVGDEEFAILLINSTDEQATWLAESVLEGVHHIGVSSFHSEQQIHLSGGVTTMSDTDADFASLFQRATKASELARMNGRDQIVAMERE